The Nothobranchius furzeri strain GRZ-AD chromosome 8, NfurGRZ-RIMD1, whole genome shotgun sequence genome includes a region encoding these proteins:
- the arrdc2 gene encoding arrestin domain-containing protein 2 isoform X2, with amino-acid sequence MSLSSIKSFSLELDGPADAAFTVGEAVSGQVVLELRRDTRVESMKVQGRGVATAHWLENRGMNSVYNDYTSKITYFRKRQHLIRDNGEATVLHAGRHEFPFSFQLPEETLVTSFEGKHGSIRYWVKVKLHRPWSTVRKLKKEFTVIEPIDINTPTLLAPQAGTKDKMARAWYRNFGQVSVTAKIDRKGYTPGEVIPVFAEFDNSTSRSIVPRAFITQTQTFIARGTMKQKRSVVATLCGDIVGAKSRETWHGRAIKIPPVGPSILQCRIIKVEYLLKVCVDVPGTSKLCLELPLVIGTIPLHPFGSRTSSISSHYSVNLEWLRMAIPEQPEPPPDYSSVVTEEEAEQRNHAAAPQPADDLSGILERPLMAFVQEFRFRPPPVYSEIDPNPQPINMRPRCMTY; translated from the exons ATGTCGCTGAGCTCCATTAAGTCCTTCAGCCTGGAGCTGGATGGTCCTGCTGATGCTGCGTTCACCGTTGGGGAGGCGGTGTCAGGTCAGGTGGTCCTGGAGCTTCGTAGGGACACCCGAGTTGAGTCCATGAAGGTACAGGGCAGAGGGGTGGCCACGGCACACTGGCTGGAGAACCGCGGCATGAACTCCGTCTACAACGACTACACCTCCAAAATCACATACTTCAGGAAGAGACAACATCTGATCAGAG ATAACGGTGAAGCGACCGTCCTCCACGCCGGCAGGCACGAGTTTCCGTTCAGCTTCCAGCTTCCTGAAGAGACTCTGGTCACGTCGTTCGAGGGGAAACATGGCAGCATTCGTTACTGGGTCAAAGTCAAGCTCCACAGGCCGTGGTCCACCGTCAGGAAGCTCAAGAAGGAGTTTACAGTTATTGAACCCATTGACATCAACACGCCAACCCTGCTG GCACCGCAGGCTGGTACCAAGGATAAAATGGCACGAGCATGGTACCGTAACTTTGGACAGGTGTCTGTGACGGCAAAGATCGACCGCAAAGGCTACACACCAG GAGAGGTGATCCCCGTGTTCGCCGAGTTCGACAACTCCACCTCCAGGTCCATCGTGCCCAGAGCCTTCATCACTCAAACGCAGACGTTCATCGCCCGCGGCACCATGAAGCAGAAGCGCTCAGTAGTGGCCACACTGTGCGGCGACATCGTTGGTGCCAAAAGTCGCGAGACCTGGCACGGCCGAGCAATCAAGATCCCTCCTGTGGGTCCATCCATCCTGCAGTGCCGCATCATCAAAGTGGAGTACCTGCTCAAG GTCTGTGTTGATGTTCCCGGGACATCCAAGCTGTGTTTGGAGCTCCCGCTGGTCATAGGCACCATCCCCCTCCATCCCTTTGGTAGCAGGACATCCAGCATCAGCAGCCATTACAGCGTCAACCTGGAGTGGCTCCGCATGGCCATCCCCGAGCAGCCTGAGC CTCCTCCGGATTACAGCTCAGTGGTGACTGAGGAGGAGGCAGAGCAGCGCAACCACGCAGCGGCGCCGCAGCCGGCCGATGACCTGAGTGGGATCCTGGAGCGACCCCTCATGGCTTTTGTCCAGGAGTTTCGTTTCAGACCTCCGCCTGTGTACAGCGAG ATTGACCCGAACCCTCAGCCCATCAACATGAGACCTCGCTGTATGACGTATTGA
- the arrdc2 gene encoding arrestin domain-containing protein 2 isoform X1, giving the protein MIFDKLKKFDIVFDSPEMDCPPVFSSGDVVSGRVAVVLSGETKLDSLKLHAEGFAKVHWTESRSAGSSTAYTQNYSDEVEYLNHREVLLQADNGEATVLHAGRHEFPFSFQLPEETLVTSFEGKHGSIRYWVKVKLHRPWSTVRKLKKEFTVIEPIDINTPTLLAPQAGTKDKMARAWYRNFGQVSVTAKIDRKGYTPGEVIPVFAEFDNSTSRSIVPRAFITQTQTFIARGTMKQKRSVVATLCGDIVGAKSRETWHGRAIKIPPVGPSILQCRIIKVEYLLKVCVDVPGTSKLCLELPLVIGTIPLHPFGSRTSSISSHYSVNLEWLRMAIPEQPEPPPDYSSVVTEEEAEQRNHAAAPQPADDLSGILERPLMAFVQEFRFRPPPVYSEIDPNPQPINMRPRCMTY; this is encoded by the exons ATGATTTTCGACAAGTTGAAAAAGTTTGACATCGTGTTTGACTCTCCGGAGATGGACTGTCCTCCGGTGTTCAGCAGCGGGGACGTGGTGTCCGGACGGGTGGCGGTGGTGCTGTCCGGGGAGACAAAGTTGGACTCCCTGAAGCTCCACGCGGAGGGCTTCGCTAAGGTGCACTGGACCGAGTCCCGCTCGGCTGGGTCCAGCACCGCGTACACCCAGAACTACAGCGACGAGGTGGAGTACCTGAACCACAGAGAGGTGCTGCTGCAGGCAG ATAACGGTGAAGCGACCGTCCTCCACGCCGGCAGGCACGAGTTTCCGTTCAGCTTCCAGCTTCCTGAAGAGACTCTGGTCACGTCGTTCGAGGGGAAACATGGCAGCATTCGTTACTGGGTCAAAGTCAAGCTCCACAGGCCGTGGTCCACCGTCAGGAAGCTCAAGAAGGAGTTTACAGTTATTGAACCCATTGACATCAACACGCCAACCCTGCTG GCACCGCAGGCTGGTACCAAGGATAAAATGGCACGAGCATGGTACCGTAACTTTGGACAGGTGTCTGTGACGGCAAAGATCGACCGCAAAGGCTACACACCAG GAGAGGTGATCCCCGTGTTCGCCGAGTTCGACAACTCCACCTCCAGGTCCATCGTGCCCAGAGCCTTCATCACTCAAACGCAGACGTTCATCGCCCGCGGCACCATGAAGCAGAAGCGCTCAGTAGTGGCCACACTGTGCGGCGACATCGTTGGTGCCAAAAGTCGCGAGACCTGGCACGGCCGAGCAATCAAGATCCCTCCTGTGGGTCCATCCATCCTGCAGTGCCGCATCATCAAAGTGGAGTACCTGCTCAAG GTCTGTGTTGATGTTCCCGGGACATCCAAGCTGTGTTTGGAGCTCCCGCTGGTCATAGGCACCATCCCCCTCCATCCCTTTGGTAGCAGGACATCCAGCATCAGCAGCCATTACAGCGTCAACCTGGAGTGGCTCCGCATGGCCATCCCCGAGCAGCCTGAGC CTCCTCCGGATTACAGCTCAGTGGTGACTGAGGAGGAGGCAGAGCAGCGCAACCACGCAGCGGCGCCGCAGCCGGCCGATGACCTGAGTGGGATCCTGGAGCGACCCCTCATGGCTTTTGTCCAGGAGTTTCGTTTCAGACCTCCGCCTGTGTACAGCGAG ATTGACCCGAACCCTCAGCCCATCAACATGAGACCTCGCTGTATGACGTATTGA